The window gcagatgtaattacaaaggcagcacattctcctcagttattttaagaccctgattGTTGGTCTGGCTGGGGCTCGAATTCTTGACCTCCCGCACAGCAGTCCGGTGCTCTCCCAATTGAGCTAACCAGGTGCCCGTATAcatgaaatgggaaaaatggGAACCAAGTTAGTGTAGGTTTTACACACGTCGGCCAGATTGTTTTAATTGTTATAACAGATTAAACTGTACGTTGCGGCACAATTTTAACACTGatataattttgaaaatgaacaaaacTTGTCTGTATCAAACAAGCTAAACATATAAATCACAAGAAGCAGGGAACAAATATTGTACAAAATCATAAATAGTGTTTAATTACCTCAACCTGCATTTTCTCATCTAATACACTGTCCGAGATTTCCTCCTAAAAGACGATAACTACAAATAAATAATTGGGATCTGTACTTGCTATTTAATGTTAATGTCTTTTGTAAGGGCGATTGGAggataagtttttttttctaatgttGTGATATATGATTGCATAACTGAGTGGAGTCATttacaaacaaaatacaaaaaaaattcaatatttAAATATTAATACTGTCTGTTGAAGAACAACTTCTATTTGTATAATTTACAACTTACTGGTGACTCAGACTCTTGGGATTGAAGTTCAGCTATAAATTCTCTTGGCTAAAAAGGAGAACAGATGACATGAATAAAGATCTGGTTTATATGTAATTAGGGCAATCACTGATAAATGAGACAAATTCAAAAGCGTACGACATaataatgacaacaacaacaaaaatcaccTTCAGTACTACTCAGTTTTAGATTCGCTTCATACTTAAATGAATTGATGTAATgacattaaatttaaatttaactctCTCACACATGAAGCCTTTTGATTCTGCTTGTTAACATTTTTTATAATTGCACTTATTGTACATAAAAAAAACCATCATGATCTTAATCATTACCTCCAGTATCTCAAACTTAGAGTTGTACCAGGTAAATGACATCTTTATAATAGACACATCAACAGTGTCACCGCTGctctaaaaattcaaaattaaattaatttaagaaaCTCTTAGACTATTTCTTCATCAGGTTTAAAGCTTTTTTCTTGGACTCtattaaaagcaaacaaacctATTTATAGCAGACAATTAGTCCCGAATAAAATCATGAAGCTAAAACTTCTCGATAACCATAACTCGAAGCTTGCCTTTTAGGTCGGATATTCTTTGCTTTCCTTGTGTGGTGAGCACGAAACTCAGCCTAATGTGAAATCAAGATTTGGGCCAAATCAGGATGACCTTTCTAGTGTGTAAATTCGAAATTAGAGCCACTGTGATCAACCGATTTGAATTGCAAATATTTACTTTTCGGTACAAAtggttcattcattcattaatgACAACATAAAGGTGCGTTACATACCTGCTGGTGGTAGATAAAAGCTAATCGAAGCCAAAATCGAAGCTAAAAGTTCGAGAACCAGAAACCTCGTGCAGTACCTGCAAAGCTAGTCACATGACCTCTCCTGGCGCTATTCCCCATTTCCGCCCGgcgaatatatattttttgatgCTAGAGAGGTTTAACAAGGATGATGAGCGAAAAAGGCAGTTGAGCCGAGATTAGTCTGTATCGTAAAATAAATACGTTTAAAGCCGAAATATTAAAACAGTTTCTAAACTTGACGTAACAATGGTGGTCTCCCGGGTAGTCTGCGTGGTTGTCGACAAAGGAAAGACCACACCTCTTTTTAGCCCATGCACCGAAGTAGAAAGCTTTCCCATACAGTTGATGAGATGATTGATAAAGGAAATGCTTCTTAAAAAGGTTTGTTAAGCCGAGTAACAACTGGCTCGTCTTTCTTTGGACAGAAATAGGCTATAACGTAACAGGAGAGAAGCATCCGTATAAGCACATACGCCTGTGCGTACAGCTGAAATCTGGGGGCTCTATAATTCCACTACAACACATACACTCCTAAAAATTCATGCAATATTCAAAACTTTCAACAATAGACCTTactcataaatggcggtcaatttatatttcttttgtccaagtgcaaattagcctatcaagcctcgataccatacagtgaattgaaaagaattcttgctctaaaatgagaattataaatgtggccgccatttatgaataaggtctataataCATCGTCCCTTCtataataaattatcattaagCCCCCCTCACGCACGTACACGGCCTGCATCTCATTACGCGATTCAAGCTcaatttgaataaataaataaataaataaaattgattTATCTATCCCCAGTAGACTGCTCAAAGCTAgttgtttatttgaaaaacaacttATATTTTAGGTTTCAGACGTCATTCATCAttgaaatgaatggaaaaaaagttttcaatgCATAAACCCTTAATTAAACTGCGCAAAGTGAAATACGTCAAGTTAGTAAAACGGTTTAAGAAGCTCTAGCTCCCTCCCGTTTTAAAGGTAAAATGTCAATTTTGGGTCACTTATTACTATCATGTTACTAAACAATTTCATATAAATTATGTTTGCTTTCTCTCGAAAAATCATGCCAAAGTTAGCATTTGGAAGATACGGCAAATGGGGCGCTTTTGTAACCTAGCTGGTTTTTAGACATGGGTACGTaaaaaaattcgtaaaaaaTTTGAATCTTTGTCTATTTTCGTCAAAACTGTCTTGTTACAATGCCAGATAGTTACCCTAATTACTGTACATGATTTGGTCAATATTGGTGAGATGTAATCAgggaaattaatttttcaaagtCGCTGTTTAAAAAAGGGCTTTTTCCGAATCGTGAAACCTTTCATCGACATGAAAAGTCAAACACATACACGGCAAAAGTTTGGAAACCCCAATTTCAGTTTTCTAAAGTGCCGTGGTTATCAAGAGAATGGTATGGCTTATGAATGGTAATGCAATAGCTACAATTTGGTGGAAAAAGTCgaaaaatagctttaaattTTAACCTTACCACGACATAGGGCTACTTTGTAACCTTTTGAGCACTATTTTATCCTTACTTCTGACAGATTAATGTGGCATTTACTGAAACTTGGCCAGCAGTAAGCCCATGTATTTGTGCTTTCTAGGTATTAAATTCAGAACTTTCGACGCTGAACAAGCGGAGCTATTACGAAAAGAGAAAGATGTTACCAAAGTGCCTGATCATACCTagggagggagagagagagagagattgaaGGGCACTTTGGTAACGTGAAAtggggcacttttgtaacgtGGAGTCGGGCACTTTGGTAACTTTAGGGCACTTTGGTAACGTACGGTAAGGCACTTTGGTAACGTTAGGGCACTTCGGTAACGTGGGGTAGGGCACTTTGGTAACATGAAAATACCACTAAGCCACTATCTTTTCCCATGCTTTACACCTTCTTTAAAAAGCTGAATGGGGTACAAAAACGAGAACATTCTAGTGATGTGCCTTAAAGTAAAACATAATTAAATTTCTTGGTTGCTTTACAGGCCTCTGACAGACGTTGGCAAATAAAGATTTAGGGCATGGGGAGGAGTAATTTATTGTTGAAGATCAACCCTCCCTTAATTTTGTTCACGTTGCAAAAGTATTGCTTTCTAGCCTTGACAAGGGACTAAGCGATCAAGTCAGGTTTTTAAGTTAATGTTCCATCCATCATCAAGACGATTACGATTAAAGTTCCATCAATGCACTTACGCTtgttaatttcaactttttcaaagaAGTTGTCGTACGGTACTTGATGAAAATCAAAATAGGGCGTTTGACTTAGGAATTCAGAGTGTGTGCACACAGCAACTCCTGACAGGCAATCaataaatcaaataaaacaaaaaccaacAATAATTGAGTTTTGATGTATTGTAATTTCCAAAACCGGGTGTTAttagaggccatttattttaaatttaattgtggAACCCATCCTGAATTGAAAAATACCGCATTGTTACAGCTTAAGTATCAAGTGTGATAATGTAAACATGGAAGCATGCAGTAATAGATCATCCAATAATTTAAACTGCCAATCCTAACACCGAAAAATCATTCTTTAAGAATCTCGTGCTACTTGAACCTATTgtaggtttttttaaaatttccactAATAAAGAGCACCCATACTAACAGTAATCTTTAACCACCCAAAAGGATGCCTTTAAAGTGCtcctatgatcaaaaaattcactttcctttttctttcagattttgaaagcgtgtttgcttgagACGTGACTGGCAAAATCTTGAGCTTCGAATTTTATGcaaaggctgttttctttgagGGCAAGTTTAGAATTTCACAGTCCGACatacctcagagggttggatcgcGCACAAGATGGCGTCAAATACTCTCTCTACCTTAAAATTGCAgcatgtaaacgcagcttattatttTAAAGTCTGAAAGTTCGAAACTCCTGTGGTGCATCATGTATTAATTTAGGCGCCTGCACACGaaatgcatttttaaactagtgagcctttcacgtcatcttatccttgatccagctctctgaagattttaaagttagcaatggcggaccattagTTAGGAAAATTTCAGTCAAAAGAAATGAAGGCTTCAAACTTCGGTCACTTGGTGTTCAGTTAACGCAGttttaaaatgcaaagaaacAGTAGAATggatttttggtcatagtagcactttaagatgAAAAGCTTAGCGTTAATTCCTTAGTTCTTTAGACCCCTTAACCTTCACAAAAAGTCGAAAGGCTAAATCTTTCATAACTTCATGAAAACGCCATCGCTAACAGTATCCCGCTTACTTCAAAGTCTCTGCAACAATTCAATTACTGATTTCTTAACTACATAACCTTTGCAAAATAAGAAACCAAATGCCATTAGTAACCACCTCTCAAAAAGCCGGTTTCTTTAAGATGTCTCGTGGTATTTCAAAGGTTTTGAGACATTTGCAGCCTTCGCTGATTTCTCATCCACTTAACCTTAACAAGCAAACGAAAAGCGAAAATTTCAATAATTAAAAGCCCCAATGTTAACAATTACCTTAAGAACAGAAGTTTAGTCTTTGTAATGATGTGCTccgctttgtttttttctgaagcacttttacaatcaaatttattttgtacATGCCAATTGTTCGAGATTCTTCCTCTCCCATCACTCATTACAAAGAAGGCAATGCGCACTCTTAATATCAGACATAACTTGTGCAGCTGCTCAAAAGAAGTCACAGCCCACGCTTTCCTTTCACTAGTTTGACCTACATTATCATATGCTCCCAGTGTGTGGGACCCGTACACCCAAATAAACATCAATCAGCTTGAAATGGTTCAGAGACGTGCTGCTCGCTTTGTATTCAAGAACTATTTGCGTCATGTCAGTGTTACTGCCCTAATTAAGGAACTTGGCTGGTCTGAACTATCCAGCGTCAGAAAGCGCGACCGCCTATGTTGGCGAGTGACGACTCTAAACTTCTAGAGAGCTATACTGGCCAGTGGAACTTTTCTGTGCTTAAGACTATATTCCAGTGTTGATCAGAACCATTCACCCACGGCCCGAGTCTATTCCTAATTATTTTTAATGGGAGAGAAAAAGACTTAGCGAAAACGCTCGAAAATCTATGTAAAAATGACCTGTTCGGACTGCAAGATTTGACTCTAGTCTGGTTTTTAGAGTTTAGCCCACCTTATACGCTTTTACTCTTGCTCTCCAAGATCAACAAAATGACAGTGATTATGCTTCTATTTTCAATGCCTTTCAGTAGAATGCAAACTCTGAAACTCATGGAAAGTGTTGTGTTTTTAGATTGGAATCAAACATCGTGCAGTATCAAGTTTCCTCCCCTTCTTTTCTGTTTAAAGTTAAAGCACTAGGGATAATTGAGAgcagcaaaaaaataaatacgtcATTCCAGAGAGTTGATTTTCAAATTGTACACAGATAATTAATTTGTGCATTAATACGGAAAGGCGCCTGAGAAATTAAACTTGGGACATCCTACTTCAATTGCTTTACCTGCAACACTTATTTTTAATTAGTCTCCTTTCATATTTCAGGCGGTTCACAAGTTGATGTATGGAAAATTTGTTGAGAAGCTCCTTTCcctcttcttctttttcaagaCGTTCCTTAATGGCAGGCTTTGAAACAACACCTCCCCTAACCATAGTACCACACATTCGTAGAAGAACCTTCCTTTCGTTATCACTGAAAATATTCTTGCTAAGGTAACTTGAATTTGATGGTCCAACAACATCTGATGAACTGCAGGATTCTTTTGCGTCAGAAGCTTTAAAGAAGCGTGACATTTTAGCAGAAAGAGTTTCTACCTGTTCAGGAGGCTCAGTTTCAGGCATACAATCTGCAGCTTTGTCATTCTCGGGATTACATGTACTGTTACGCCATTCACTTCTAATTCGATCGCACACTCTCTTAGCATCCAGTTGCTCTAGAGCAGCATGGCCTTGTATTTTTCCCCTCACGACTTCCATAGTGATTTCCTCTGAAAACAGCTTTTTGATGGCATTCACATCCTCTTCCTTCCATGTCAAACGCTCCTTCGTCAAACATTCTTGGGACAAGCTCTTGGTGGCTGTTGCAGTTGTGTTACGTGACACAGGTTTCTTCTGTGGTTTTCTCATGATAGAGGAAAGGTTATTGGCAGCCTCAACACATGCCTCTTCTTTTTCACACAGGCGATAAAACCTTTCTGCTGTGGATGGTTTGTGACCCATCAGATCAGTGAGATCACCTTTCAGGTCTTTGTGATCTTCATGCACCTTTGTCACGGTTGATTTGTGAAATATTGTGGAGCAAACATCTCCGCCTTCTGCCATGCAGAATCAATAGCTGATGAAATTTGTCCTGATTGTAACTTCTGTCCGTTCCACGACAAGAACACAAAGGATGGTGAGTTGCTGTCCTTCTCACTGCTTGAAATCGCCACACAGCTTCGCACTTCATTGACATACACGTTCAGGTAAGAGAATAAAGTTGGAGTCAACACAACATGGGCAGGTCCATGTACGTCAGCAGTTTTGTGGTTCTTCACACTTATTAACATGCTTCCTTGATTGGTCTTTTTGACTTTCTTGAACTCCTCAATGGTCATATTAGCTAACACTCCAGACCTATGAGCATTTGCAATTGTCATTTACGTCAGAATGAAATCTCTTATCAGAGTGTACATAGACTGATTTACTTCAAGCGCATGCGCTCCACTCAGTTGGCCAATATAGGAAATCGCGGTTCTCACAGATTCACTACGTTCAAACCTTGACACCATTTCAGGCGTAACTAACTTTTCAAGATCTTCATTTTCTAAATGTCTGCGGTTACTATCCTTCTTGTAGGAGGATGACCATAGACgtgctttttcttcaattttttggaTTGTGTCTGCATTAACTGTTACGCTTGATGGCTCCTCTGTTCTAACAAAGGAGCAAAAGTTCCTAAGACTTAGCAAGTGAGCTTTCACTGTATCTGGCTTGTACATTTTCTCTGCATAATCTTTAAGAAATCTGTCCCGAATCAAATTGTTGTTAAAGAGAGAGGACAACTTTCTCTCTGAGTCAATTGTGACAAGCATCTTACGAACTTTAGAGCAATGctgttttgccattttttcatcCCTCCTTCCACCATCTGCTGTTTGTAGCCACTGGCAAAAATCCCTGAACGTttcttcttcatccatcacattgTCTTCTTCCTCAGCATTATCTGTCTCTTCTACGagttccatttcattttcttcacaTAACTGTTCATCCAATTCTCCCATTTCACAATCTTCTGTGTTGTTCAACGATTGTCCATGCTCTACTACAGGGTTTGATGGTACTGCATCCAATGGTTGCCATGTTTTGAAGGCACGCGCATCCCTTAAAATCTGTTTATAAACAGGAGATCCTCTTTTAATGTCCTTGTGAACTTGCTGAATGTGGTTAGGGAGGCGCTTGACAACCGCATGACATCCCGCGATAGGACAGGCCCTGTTGCGGTGATTatccttccttttcttcttcttcttcttctcctgcAGAGTTTTTTCTGACAATTCAGACAATTCTGGCAGTAAAGGCTTTGAGAGGAAACTTTTCCTTATTCCAAAACTGGAAGTCGCCTTATTTGCCCTTTCTCTTGTCCATTTATGGACTTCCCTTAAATGCCGGGGAAGGTGGATGACACTCGACTTGCAGCCTTCTAACGGGCATCTGCGTGCAACTCGTTTTGTCGTCTTTTTAACGTTTTCTTCGACTACATGGTCCTCATCGTTGCTGTCTCATCCATCACTAGAAGAATACTCCTCTGAGGCTTTCGAACATTCAGATGGAGAGTACATATCTTCGTCACTTAAACCTCCACTGTAACCATGACCTGGTTTTTTCGGATAAGTGACCCACTCATTTCTGAGGTTTTCGAGGCGTTGCATGTGCTGCAGTACACAAGACAATGAGTATGTGTTAAACATACAAGTAAAATTATAACTACAGTGTGTATGCTAGGACTAGAAATTACCACTAATGACTTATCCATTCATACATTTTACACCATACTGGGTAACTCCCAAACGGGAGTTATTTTTCAAAGCCAGGAGGTGGATTATCCTAATCAGGGTATTATTTTAGCTGTGGTCAACGGTGTTCACGTTTCAATGCATGGAGCATCACATCCATTAAGAGGCAGAGGGCCATTACAGGTAGGCACTGTTGCCAATAAACACTCGCGTAAATACATGAACAAAATTCCGTGTGATGCCGTGGAGTATCTCTATCAACATGTATGCTGATTTCACAGACCACGTTCTACTTTACATACTCTGAAGTATAATGAAACTCCTACAAGTGTACTTTATACATGCCacaacaggttgcaaaattggtgagacactatcgtaaaaaaaaataaaaataaaaaaaacacgttttctaGCTTTTGATACCTGCCGGATCTAGAATTACAACCTTTTCATCtttccccctccctctccccctttcaatgttgggGTCCTTCCACAGTATTCTGACTGTAGTGGAGGGGAAATTTAGAGGCACAGATCTTGTTATAGTTTAAATAAGAATTTGTCCTTTACTTCTCATAACCTATTGAGGCTTAAGGTCATCTAGAAAGCTTTACTTGCTGCTGTCCTGCTTTTCTCCAAAATGCATTTCTTAGATCATAGAGCTTAAAAATATGGCCGTTGCAGAGGGGAACAGAAAACTTGGTgttttgtttatgtttagtTTTATTAGCAGATTCTCTGAATTCTGAAATATTACCTAGAGTCTAGTCGGCTGATGCTTCTTCTCAATTTATATTAATTGAAAAGATCACAAGAGAAAACTTAAGTAGTTACGGTTTTCTCAATGAGGTAggatttgaaaacaacatctaCTGTTGCAGAGGGTAAGTTGTGGAGGGGAAAATTTGTCCAATTTTCAGGAGATCATAAGCAAGAAGTTTAAAGCGAGTGATAACATCCACACTTTAATGATTATACAACAGTTTCACATTTGCTTTCAAATAACTGaagtttttcaacattttgcacAATATTTGCACTGTGTCAGAAACAGTACtgtgataaaaattcaaaatcatgTATTAGTAATGCATACATGTAACCTTGTTAAGATTAAGTGGCACAAAAACACCTTAAGATAATAAGTGATCAGAAAAACCTGACTGTGAGTTCATAAGTTCAATAATGACCACTGTTCCTTGAGTGTTTTCAACATTAACAGAAAACAACCCTTCAAAAGAAAATCAGTGCCTCTGGATATAACGGAACACTTTTTTAACTTGCTCATGCTCCATAATCTTAAATGGACTGTTGCCAATCAAATGAACGTGTCCAATTTTGCATCTTGACATTTGCATGACAAAAGAAATATAATTAAATGTATTATAGCTACAGGTATTTTCACCAGTTTTGTTGTACTGACtgccattttaatttaaacacgaTTTACCTTATGGATTGCTGAAACACAACATGGGTGCTCAACTTATGATAGAAAAATGTTATCTCTTGTTAATGTAAACATCATAATTTTCAGTGAAATCATTATCAAAAGAGAATTTGCCTCCACAGAATTCCCTTCCGCATCCAAATTTCCCCTccacaacaaaatttaatgaatcTCTcttggctattgtttaaaataaattttcttttcaaacataATACAACTAACCCTTCACCTAAAATTAGAagatttgaaaacatgaaagttGACTTTTAGGCTTCAAAACGTTGCGGAAGGGAAAAGAGCATCCAGAAGGCTGTCTGCAGGTGCCATACTGATAGAAATGTAGAGTTTGGCCAGTGTCTAAGTTACTTAGTCTGGAGTAGTATGTGTCCCAAACCAGTTAACTAAaattgctgttttcttttttatattctaCCAACATAAAACTTTCCCCTCCGCAACAGCTGTTATCATTATTTTACATAATTTATGATAATTTATGCATAAACAACAATTCATATCAAACAATTctagttgttttcaaaagccttattTAACATGTTACCCATTTATCAGAAAATTGagcaatttaagcaaatttATATCTCGTCCAAATAACTGT of the Montipora capricornis isolate CH-2021 chromosome 7, ASM3666992v2, whole genome shotgun sequence genome contains:
- the LOC138056238 gene encoding uncharacterized protein, translating into MDKSLVHMQRLENLRNEWVTYPKKPGHGYSGGLSDEDMYSPSECSKASEEYSSKKTLQEKKKKKKRKDNHRNRACPIAGCHAVVKRLPNHIQQVHKDIKRGSPVYKQILRDARAFKTWQPLDAVPSNPVVEHGQSLNNTEDCEMGELDEQLCEENEMELVEETDNAEEEDNVMDEEETFRDFCQWLQTADGGRRDEKMAKQHCSKVRKMLVTIDSERKLSSLFNNNLIRDRFLKDYAEKMYKPDTVKAHLLSLRNFCSFVRTEEPSSVTVNADTIQKIEEKARLWSSSYKKDSNRRHLENEDLEKLVTPEMVSRFERSESVRTAISYIGQLSGAHALEVNQSMYTLIRDFILT